One part of the Sphingobacterium sp. LZ7M1 genome encodes these proteins:
- a CDS encoding ThuA domain-containing protein, whose amino-acid sequence MIKHCLSKISLLLILVAVLSSCQQKRSGKPRVLVFSKTAGFHHNSIEKGNAAIQKLGLENDFVVDTTSNADRFVEDSLKNYSAVVFLNTSGDVLNNYQEADFERYIQAGGGFVGIHSAADSETDWGWYGRLLGGYFGSEPELKQGKLTIVDKNHPSTKGLPDPWEITDEWYTFKKQPENLKILMTVDKSVFPNKDEVEQAPVAWFHEYDGGRSFYTGLGHEDAEYADANFLKHILGGIQYAIGKNLELDYKKAKTVQVPAADQFKKVTMAEGEFFEPTEMAILPNLDILIAQRRGELLLYSKETNKVSQVGLLDVYHKTEVPNVNAEEGFMGLTADPDFAKNNFIYAYYSPKDTSVNRLSRFVFKDNKLDMASEKVILELYSQRDICCHTGGSLAFGKDRNLFISTGDNSTPFDEPNQKYVSNGFSPKDAREGHEQYDAQRSSGNTNDLRGKVLRITVKEDGTYAIPEGNLFAKGTEKTRPEIYVMGNRNPYRISIDKKNGFLYWGEVGPDANKDSLNRGPRGYDEVNQARKAGFFGWPYFVGNNYAYHAYNYETGEMGPAYDAKKPINDSRNNTGLRELPEAMPAFIWYPYAESPDFPQVGSGGRNAMAGPIYYTDMFPQETRYPDYYNGKLFVYDWIRGWFKAVTMLPNGDFDKMEPFMGGVKFNSPIDMEVGPDGKFYVLEYGSGWFSKNPDAGISRIDFVPASADQAAHKGTEGDASVAGPMGHQQGSKPKGEALIEASDCKACHAIDKKSVGPSYVEIAKHYKDNKDAHSILVKKIKNGGSGVWGEVAMAAHPNMKDADLDEIVTWILSHK is encoded by the coding sequence ATGATTAAACATTGTTTATCCAAGATTTCTCTCCTGCTAATATTAGTGGCGGTACTGAGTTCTTGTCAACAAAAGCGATCTGGAAAGCCTAGGGTATTGGTTTTCAGTAAAACTGCAGGTTTTCATCACAATTCAATTGAAAAGGGCAATGCAGCCATTCAAAAATTAGGTCTAGAGAACGATTTTGTTGTGGATACCACTTCGAATGCGGATCGATTTGTTGAAGATTCTTTGAAGAATTACTCAGCAGTTGTGTTTTTAAATACATCTGGGGATGTCTTAAACAATTATCAAGAAGCTGATTTCGAGCGTTACATTCAAGCTGGTGGTGGTTTTGTTGGAATCCATTCAGCTGCTGACTCGGAGACGGATTGGGGTTGGTACGGACGTTTACTTGGTGGATATTTTGGTTCAGAGCCTGAATTGAAACAAGGTAAATTAACCATTGTAGACAAAAATCATCCTTCTACAAAAGGTCTTCCTGATCCTTGGGAGATTACCGATGAATGGTACACCTTCAAGAAACAACCTGAAAACTTAAAAATCCTGATGACGGTTGATAAATCTGTTTTCCCGAATAAGGATGAGGTTGAGCAGGCTCCTGTTGCTTGGTTCCATGAATATGATGGCGGAAGGTCTTTCTACACCGGTTTGGGACATGAGGATGCAGAATATGCAGACGCGAATTTCTTGAAACATATCTTAGGGGGTATTCAATATGCAATCGGTAAAAACCTTGAATTAGACTATAAAAAAGCTAAGACTGTTCAGGTTCCAGCTGCAGACCAGTTCAAGAAGGTAACTATGGCCGAAGGAGAGTTCTTTGAACCGACGGAAATGGCTATCCTTCCAAACCTTGATATCTTGATTGCCCAACGTCGCGGCGAATTGTTGCTTTATAGCAAAGAAACCAATAAAGTAAGCCAAGTTGGACTTTTGGATGTCTATCATAAAACAGAAGTTCCAAACGTGAATGCGGAAGAAGGATTTATGGGTCTAACAGCCGATCCAGACTTTGCAAAGAACAATTTTATCTATGCTTATTACAGTCCTAAAGATACTTCGGTAAATAGACTTTCGAGATTTGTCTTCAAGGACAATAAATTGGATATGGCTTCTGAAAAAGTGATTTTAGAGCTTTATTCTCAACGTGATATCTGTTGTCATACAGGTGGTTCATTGGCATTTGGTAAGGATAGAAATCTGTTCATTTCTACAGGTGACAACTCTACTCCATTTGATGAGCCAAACCAAAAATATGTGAGCAATGGATTTTCTCCTAAGGATGCTAGGGAAGGGCATGAGCAATATGACGCTCAACGTTCTTCTGGAAATACCAATGATCTGCGCGGTAAGGTATTACGTATCACCGTTAAAGAAGATGGTACCTATGCTATTCCTGAAGGCAACCTGTTTGCGAAAGGAACAGAGAAAACAAGACCTGAGATCTACGTAATGGGTAACAGAAACCCTTATAGAATCTCCATTGATAAGAAAAATGGATTCTTGTATTGGGGGGAAGTTGGTCCGGATGCCAATAAGGATTCGTTGAACAGAGGTCCGCGTGGTTACGATGAAGTTAACCAGGCACGTAAAGCAGGTTTCTTTGGTTGGCCATATTTCGTAGGAAACAACTATGCTTACCATGCTTATAATTATGAAACTGGTGAAATGGGTCCTGCGTATGATGCGAAAAAACCAATCAATGATTCAAGGAATAACACAGGTTTACGAGAGTTGCCAGAGGCAATGCCTGCCTTTATTTGGTATCCATATGCGGAATCACCAGATTTCCCTCAAGTAGGTTCAGGTGGCCGTAATGCGATGGCCGGTCCAATTTATTATACCGATATGTTCCCTCAGGAAACTCGGTATCCAGACTATTACAATGGTAAATTGTTTGTTTATGACTGGATCCGCGGTTGGTTTAAAGCTGTTACGATGTTGCCTAACGGTGATTTCGATAAGATGGAGCCATTCATGGGCGGTGTTAAATTCAACAGTCCAATCGATATGGAAGTAGGTCCTGATGGTAAGTTCTATGTATTGGAGTATGGCAGTGGATGGTTTAGCAAGAACCCGGATGCTGGGATTTCAAGAATTGATTTCGTGCCAGCTTCGGCAGATCAGGCTGCTCATAAAGGAACTGAAGGGGATGCAAGTGTTGCTGGACCAATGGGCCACCAGCAAGGCAGCAAGCCTAAAGGTGAGGCCTTGATCGAGGCATCAGACTGTAAGGCTTGTCACGCTATCGATAAGAAGTCTGTAGGACCTTCATATGTAGAGATTGCAAAACACTATAAAGACAATAAAGATGCACACAGTATCCTAGTGAAGAAAATCAAGAATGGCGGAAGTGGCGTCTGGGGAGAAGTAGCGATGGCTGCACACCCGAACATGAAAGATGCCGACCTAGATGAGATTGTAACTTGGATCTTGTCGCACAAATAA
- a CDS encoding mechanosensitive ion channel family protein has translation MQDANLNGIENKLEKFIDSAIAYAPVLLSSLISAALVLFLGLWLIKLFGKLLGKIFEKRDVDPSIRTFLGNLLNWVLKIMLFIVVVSQLGVQTSTFIAVIGAAGLAIGMSLQGSLSNFAGGVLILLFKPFRVGDYISSSSGVDGTVKVIDIFNTRLVTPQNQLVIIPNGELSNSNITNYSELGTRRTWFNIGVGYDTDLKAAKQLLLDTISRNEFAFKDPAPDVVVTELGDSAINLSIRATTSNENFWAMQEQLIIQCKEDLDKAGIDIPFPQTDIHIKK, from the coding sequence ATGCAAGACGCAAATTTGAACGGTATAGAAAACAAACTTGAAAAATTTATTGACAGTGCAATCGCATATGCTCCAGTATTATTGAGCTCTTTGATTTCTGCCGCACTTGTTCTCTTCTTGGGACTATGGTTGATCAAGCTATTTGGAAAACTTTTAGGAAAGATTTTCGAAAAGCGCGATGTAGATCCCAGCATCAGGACATTTTTGGGAAACCTATTGAATTGGGTCTTAAAGATCATGCTTTTCATCGTGGTAGTCAGCCAATTAGGCGTACAGACTTCTACCTTTATTGCAGTAATTGGTGCTGCCGGTTTAGCAATCGGTATGTCATTACAAGGATCACTATCTAACTTCGCTGGAGGTGTATTGATCTTGCTGTTCAAACCTTTTAGGGTCGGTGATTATATCTCCTCTTCATCAGGTGTGGATGGTACGGTCAAGGTAATCGATATTTTCAATACCAGATTGGTTACTCCGCAGAATCAATTGGTAATCATTCCCAATGGTGAACTTTCCAATAGTAACATCACCAATTATTCTGAACTAGGAACCCGAAGAACATGGTTCAACATAGGTGTAGGGTATGACACCGATTTAAAGGCAGCAAAACAATTGTTGTTGGATACGATTTCGAGAAATGAATTTGCCTTTAAGGATCCAGCACCAGATGTGGTTGTCACTGAATTAGGTGATAGTGCCATCAACCTCTCAATACGTGCCACGACCTCCAACGAAAATTTCTGGGCCATGCAGGAACAATTGATCATACAATGTAAAGAAGACCTGGATAAGGCAGGAATCGATATCCCATTCCCACAAACCGATATCCATATCAAAAAATAA
- a CDS encoding TrkA family potassium uptake protein has protein sequence MKFIIIGLGNFGASLAMKLTAQGNEVIGVDLRLERITALKEKITHTIALDAAEPSAFHSLPLKNTDVVIVAIGEDEGANIMVTALCKEAQVKRLVSRAVNALHEKVLNAIGVTEIVHPEEETAERWSKKLCLSGLVDSFELNANYSIVEAIIPKQYVGKTIQEIGFREKYEILVLTILKSAERDTLFGKSRIVTTILHGIPKPDTVLQEGEIIVIYGSNNNIKEFLK, from the coding sequence ATGAAATTTATCATCATAGGATTAGGGAATTTTGGGGCCTCTTTGGCCATGAAACTAACAGCCCAAGGAAACGAGGTGATTGGGGTTGATTTGAGGCTGGAGCGCATTACCGCTTTGAAGGAGAAAATCACACATACCATTGCGCTTGATGCGGCCGAGCCAAGTGCTTTTCATTCTTTGCCTTTAAAAAACACCGATGTAGTCATTGTAGCCATAGGCGAGGATGAAGGGGCCAATATTATGGTGACTGCCTTATGTAAAGAAGCACAAGTGAAACGTTTGGTGAGCCGTGCGGTCAATGCATTACATGAAAAGGTCTTGAATGCCATCGGCGTTACTGAGATTGTCCATCCGGAGGAGGAAACTGCAGAGCGCTGGTCGAAGAAGCTGTGTTTGTCTGGCTTGGTTGATTCATTTGAATTAAATGCCAACTACAGCATTGTGGAAGCCATAATTCCAAAGCAATATGTAGGCAAAACAATTCAGGAAATCGGTTTTAGGGAAAAATATGAAATATTAGTCCTGACCATTCTGAAGAGTGCAGAAAGAGATACTTTATTTGGCAAAAGCAGGATCGTCACCACGATTTTGCATGGAATCCCTAAACCTGATACGGTATTGCAAGAAGGAGAAATCATCGTCATATACGGTAGCAACAATAACATTAAAGAGTTCTTGAAATAG
- a CDS encoding TrkH family potassium uptake protein: MKNVKAFYNPAQLFTFSFIMIILTGCLLLMAPFSTQVPINFIDALFTATSAVCVTGLTTLDTGTAFTPIGHFIIILLIQIGGLGILTFTNYFAYFFKGASTYENQIATSNFSNNEKLGEVFLMLKRIIIITFSIELVGAIFIFLFTAKLMDQSFLEHLFFSVFHSISSFCNAGFSVVPDGLTNPLVIHNYAFQMVLIILIIFGGLGFPIVINILKYLKHVFNRIFKKIAYREFDYKPWVININSKINLITTLSITVFATILIFILEYDNILVTHEGIGKFVTALFTVVSPRTAGYNSIDYGALHIYSILFIILLMWIGASPNSTGGGIKTSTFAVAVLNILSLVKGKERVEVFQREIAGITIKRAFAIMTLSLFVIGCCIISISVFDPECTLVEIAFECFSAYSTVGLTLGITAKLSAGSKITLIILMFIGRVTMLTIMIAMFKKVKFTNYRYAKEELTIN, from the coding sequence ATGAAAAACGTTAAAGCATTCTATAACCCTGCGCAACTCTTTACGTTCAGTTTTATTATGATCATTTTGACTGGATGTTTATTGTTGATGGCGCCGTTTTCTACCCAGGTTCCGATTAATTTTATCGATGCACTCTTTACGGCAACCAGTGCGGTCTGTGTCACGGGATTGACTACTTTGGATACCGGAACTGCATTTACTCCCATAGGTCATTTTATCATTATTTTACTGATTCAAATCGGCGGATTGGGCATCTTGACCTTTACCAACTATTTCGCTTATTTTTTCAAAGGAGCAAGCACTTACGAAAACCAAATCGCGACCAGTAATTTTTCCAATAATGAAAAGCTGGGGGAAGTATTTTTGATGTTGAAGCGAATCATCATCATTACGTTTTCCATAGAATTGGTTGGAGCGATCTTCATTTTCCTTTTTACGGCAAAGTTGATGGATCAGTCCTTTTTGGAACATCTGTTTTTTTCAGTCTTTCATTCGATTTCATCCTTTTGTAATGCAGGATTTTCTGTAGTGCCAGATGGTCTGACCAATCCACTCGTTATCCATAACTATGCATTTCAGATGGTCTTGATCATCTTGATCATTTTTGGAGGTCTTGGCTTTCCAATAGTAATCAATATATTGAAATACCTGAAGCACGTATTCAATCGCATATTTAAGAAGATTGCCTATCGGGAATTTGATTATAAGCCTTGGGTGATCAATATAAACAGTAAGATCAATTTGATTACTACGCTGAGCATTACAGTTTTTGCGACTATATTGATCTTTATATTGGAATATGATAATATCTTGGTGACGCATGAGGGGATAGGCAAATTCGTAACAGCACTTTTTACCGTTGTTTCCCCACGTACGGCAGGTTATAACAGCATTGACTATGGCGCTTTACATATTTACAGTATCCTGTTCATTATCCTGTTGATGTGGATCGGTGCCTCACCAAACTCTACTGGGGGAGGTATTAAGACGAGTACTTTTGCCGTAGCGGTTTTGAACATCCTGAGTTTGGTTAAGGGAAAAGAAAGGGTAGAGGTATTTCAACGTGAAATCGCAGGCATTACCATTAAGCGGGCATTTGCCATCATGACCTTATCGCTTTTTGTGATCGGCTGCTGTATCATTTCGATTTCTGTTTTTGATCCAGAATGTACTTTGGTAGAAATCGCATTTGAATGTTTTTCTGCCTATAGTACGGTCGGATTGACCTTAGGCATTACGGCAAAGCTGTCAGCAGGGAGTAAGATCACATTGATTATTCTGATGTTCATAGGCAGGGTGACCATGCTGACAATTATGATTGCCATGTTCAAGAAGGTGAAATTCACGAATTATAGATACGCAAAAGAAGAACTTACAATAAATTAA
- a CDS encoding response regulator, with translation MSMPIVPENESERLNILYSFGLIAVGKLPELDVFAELACRITNCPSSIIAIMEKDQQRIQSCIGLDLETVDRKNTVCQYTILSSEPLMIEDTFLDTRTAHNPLIIAGQIRFYAGVPLLDERGHALGTLCVIDYHPKTLSQQQLKELEDLAKAVLAVLLAKRKLNQAGYFKDILSVTQNMICVLNEDFTVKEVNPAFAELMQIPIREFDGLNFLEVLKVKDRKVVSKIKSVSSSDLEVMVQTQTQLREDESVTIDWHLRHGQENKEIFAFGRNMTRENSERAKLEVSERRFRNFFENGIGLTSMHDIHGNILEVNEKGRQVLGYSLEEIPGLNLRDLVPNENKSLVQPYLDRILKNGEDSGMMVLKKRNGEWIYWLYNNMVEKDQNGKQYVVSSALNLTDRIKLEKDLEHTKQMLEQTNIVAQVGGWEVDVKKNEIYWSDSTRLIHGVSEDFQPNMENVFSFFDPEERTIIEHRFNRAIETGQSYDFEIQLRKPNSEQIWVRIKGNPEYIEGRCERVFGIIQDIDQSKRLYLDIELKEAMLQTFVKHVPAAVAMFDTDLNYLALSQQWIEEFHQGKNSDGKRNLFELFPNVPESRKQIYQRALEGIPYKNVDEVVQVEGAAENQHYNWEVRPWRISDNNIGGIIIFSQNITEQVENNEELRKAKQLADLASKAKSEFLANMSHEIRTPLNGVIGFSDLLLKTPLNDLQKQYLKYVNESGTNLLAIINDILDFSKIESGKLEFYIDQYNLYELVNQVIHVILYQAQNKDIELLLNIEQGLPTMIHVDESRIKQVLINLLGNAVKFTEQGEIELRVEETFRNEEKVGLRFTVRDTGIGIPDEKQQRIFDAFIQEDSSVSKRFGGTGLGLTISNNILNYMGSNLSLRSAVGVGSEFFFEIEVPYENPIEAEHNLAVDSALIVDDNGSNRMILEHMLAYKGVETETAENGFEALQLLSIGKRFDVILMDYRMPILNGLETLSKIKELYRQNEEELPIMILHTSSDDEEHIGHFRQESNSHILTKPIISEDLYRILRKDTEANKSLPVEQEMEFAAEEKISTKSYQVLLADDNPVNMALNNRLIENLLPNCSTVCVENGQLAVDSCENQDFDLILMDIQMPVMDGLEATKRIREIESYKHVPIIGITAGNVVGERERCLQVGVNDFLTKPIKVETFKEVLYNCLLKASDKSLSNINEVKHIDFDVIEEATDSDPVFKQQFYGLILQELQMQELDIKQLIQDRDENLLGRVLHKLKGTSGSAGLTELNLMLIELDSQFSKGIEVWEHLPKVLHEIEILQKLLIDIKE, from the coding sequence ATGAGCATGCCTATTGTCCCGGAAAATGAATCGGAGCGTTTAAATATCCTATATTCTTTTGGACTGATTGCTGTTGGAAAATTGCCGGAACTGGATGTTTTTGCAGAACTGGCATGTCGTATTACGAACTGTCCCTCCTCCATCATTGCTATTATGGAAAAGGATCAGCAGCGAATCCAAAGCTGCATTGGTCTGGACTTAGAAACGGTAGATCGTAAGAATACGGTCTGCCAATATACGATATTGAGTTCGGAGCCATTGATGATTGAGGATACCTTCTTGGATACCAGGACGGCGCATAATCCGCTCATCATTGCTGGGCAGATCCGGTTTTACGCTGGGGTACCATTATTGGACGAACGTGGACATGCTTTAGGTACACTATGTGTAATCGATTATCATCCCAAAACATTAAGCCAGCAACAGTTAAAAGAACTGGAAGACTTAGCAAAAGCCGTTTTGGCCGTACTATTGGCCAAGAGGAAATTAAATCAAGCGGGTTATTTCAAGGATATCCTTTCCGTGACACAGAACATGATCTGTGTTTTGAATGAGGATTTTACCGTAAAGGAAGTAAATCCAGCCTTTGCAGAACTGATGCAAATACCTATCCGCGAATTCGACGGTCTTAATTTTTTAGAGGTACTGAAAGTTAAGGATAGGAAGGTGGTCTCGAAAATCAAGTCTGTATCCAGTTCAGATCTGGAGGTTATGGTGCAAACGCAAACACAGCTTAGGGAAGACGAGTCGGTAACGATTGATTGGCACCTGAGGCATGGTCAAGAGAATAAGGAGATTTTTGCATTTGGCAGGAACATGACCAGAGAGAATTCAGAACGTGCAAAACTGGAAGTTTCCGAAAGGAGATTTAGGAATTTCTTTGAAAATGGAATCGGGCTGACGAGCATGCACGATATCCATGGGAATATATTGGAGGTCAATGAAAAGGGCAGACAGGTTCTTGGATATTCCTTGGAAGAAATCCCAGGTTTGAACTTAAGGGATTTAGTACCGAATGAAAATAAATCGCTTGTTCAACCTTATTTGGATAGGATCCTGAAAAATGGAGAGGATTCTGGCATGATGGTCCTGAAAAAAAGGAATGGAGAATGGATCTATTGGTTGTACAACAATATGGTCGAAAAAGACCAGAACGGCAAGCAATATGTCGTGAGCTCCGCCTTGAATTTAACCGATCGGATCAAGTTAGAGAAGGACTTAGAACATACCAAACAGATGCTTGAGCAAACCAATATTGTTGCCCAAGTAGGTGGTTGGGAAGTTGATGTTAAAAAGAATGAAATCTATTGGTCTGATTCAACACGATTGATCCATGGTGTTTCTGAGGATTTTCAGCCCAATATGGAGAATGTGTTTTCATTTTTCGATCCGGAGGAAAGAACGATCATTGAGCATAGATTTAACAGGGCCATCGAAACTGGGCAGTCCTATGATTTTGAAATACAATTAAGAAAGCCAAATTCAGAACAGATCTGGGTCCGTATTAAAGGCAACCCTGAATATATCGAAGGGCGATGTGAAAGGGTTTTTGGGATTATTCAAGATATTGACCAGAGCAAGAGGCTGTATTTAGACATTGAGTTAAAAGAAGCCATGCTTCAAACCTTTGTCAAGCACGTTCCAGCTGCAGTAGCCATGTTTGATACTGATCTCAATTATTTGGCGCTCAGTCAACAATGGATTGAAGAATTCCATCAAGGGAAGAATTCAGACGGCAAAAGGAATCTTTTTGAACTTTTTCCAAATGTTCCCGAAAGTCGCAAGCAGATCTATCAACGAGCCTTAGAAGGAATACCCTATAAAAATGTAGATGAGGTTGTTCAAGTTGAAGGCGCTGCAGAAAATCAACATTATAATTGGGAAGTGAGGCCTTGGCGTATTTCGGACAATAATATTGGTGGGATAATCATATTCTCCCAAAATATAACGGAACAAGTCGAGAACAATGAGGAACTAAGGAAAGCGAAACAGCTTGCGGACCTAGCCAGTAAAGCTAAATCCGAATTCTTGGCGAATATGAGCCATGAGATCAGGACACCATTAAATGGTGTAATAGGCTTTTCCGATCTATTGCTGAAAACACCGCTAAACGATCTACAGAAGCAATATTTAAAATATGTAAATGAATCTGGGACAAACCTCCTTGCGATCATTAATGATATCTTGGATTTTTCAAAAATAGAATCAGGAAAGCTTGAATTCTACATTGATCAATACAACCTATATGAATTAGTAAACCAGGTCATCCACGTGATTCTCTATCAAGCCCAAAACAAGGATATTGAGCTATTATTGAATATTGAGCAGGGTTTGCCGACCATGATTCATGTAGATGAATCCAGGATTAAACAGGTTCTGATCAATCTTTTGGGGAATGCGGTAAAATTTACGGAACAAGGAGAGATTGAATTGCGGGTGGAGGAAACCTTCAGGAATGAGGAGAAGGTCGGATTGCGATTTACGGTTCGAGACACCGGAATAGGGATTCCAGATGAAAAGCAGCAGCGCATATTTGATGCTTTTATCCAGGAAGACAGTTCTGTGAGCAAACGTTTTGGAGGAACGGGCTTAGGTCTGACGATTTCCAACAATATCCTAAATTATATGGGCAGCAATCTATCCTTGAGGAGTGCAGTAGGGGTAGGGTCGGAATTCTTTTTTGAAATAGAAGTTCCTTATGAGAACCCTATTGAGGCTGAACATAATTTGGCAGTCGATTCTGCCCTGATTGTGGATGATAATGGCAGCAATAGAATGATTTTGGAGCACATGTTGGCCTATAAAGGAGTGGAAACCGAAACTGCTGAAAATGGCTTTGAGGCCCTACAGCTTTTGTCCATTGGGAAGCGATTTGATGTAATTTTGATGGATTATAGGATGCCAATCCTAAATGGTTTAGAAACTCTTTCAAAAATCAAGGAATTATATCGTCAGAACGAGGAGGAGTTACCGATCATGATCTTGCATACCTCTTCAGATGATGAAGAGCATATTGGACACTTCCGTCAAGAATCCAACTCACATATATTAACCAAGCCTATTATTTCAGAAGACTTGTATAGGATCTTGAGGAAAGATACTGAGGCTAATAAATCACTTCCAGTGGAGCAGGAAATGGAGTTCGCTGCAGAAGAAAAGATATCCACAAAGTCATATCAGGTTCTTCTTGCAGATGATAATCCGGTGAACATGGCCTTGAATAATCGACTTATAGAAAATTTACTTCCTAATTGTAGTACGGTCTGTGTTGAGAATGGCCAATTGGCAGTAGACTCCTGTGAAAACCAGGATTTCGATCTGATCTTAATGGATATTCAGATGCCGGTGATGGATGGGCTTGAAGCGACAAAAAGGATCCGAGAGATTGAAAGTTATAAGCATGTGCCCATCATTGGAATTACTGCCGGTAATGTTGTTGGGGAAAGAGAAAGGTGCTTACAGGTAGGTGTGAATGATTTTTTGACCAAGCCCATTAAAGTTGAGACTTTTAAAGAAGTGCTGTACAATTGCCTACTAAAGGCTTCAGATAAAAGTTTATCCAACATCAATGAGGTCAAGCATATAGATTTTGATGTTATTGAAGAAGCGACCGATTCTGATCCGGTATTTAAACAACAGTTTTATGGATTGATCCTTCAAGAACTGCAGATGCAGGAATTGGATATCAAGCAATTGATCCAGGATCGAGATGAAAATCTATTAGGACGGGTCTTACATAAATTGAAAGGTACATCAGGAAGTGCAGGCTTGACGGAATTGAATCTTATGTTGATTGAATTGGACAGTCAATTTTCGAAGGGGATTGAAGTGTGGGAACATTTGCCTAAGGTATTACATGAAATTGAAATATTACAGAAATTATTAATTGATATAAAGGAGTAA